The Paraburkholderia hospita region CGTCGGGCAGTCGATCGTCGCCGGCACGCCGTTCGCGGGGCTGATCAAGAACGGGATCGACGGGACCTCGGTGGAAGGCGCAGCGAACATCGCGTACGCGATTCCGAACATCTCGGTCGAACTGTCGACGATGCAGACGGGCGTGCCCGTTCTGTGGTGGCGGGTGGTCGGCAGTTCGCACACGGCTTTCGCGGTCGAAGCGTTCATCGACGAAGCGGCGCACGCGGCAGGCAAAGACCCCTACACGTTCCGGCGCGATCTGCTCGAACACGAGCCACGCATGCGTGGCGTGCTCGACCTCGCGGCGCAGAAAGCGGGCTGGAGCAACGCGCCTCTGCCGGCCGGCAAGGGACGCGGCATCGCCGTCGCCGAAGCGTTCAAGACGTTCGTCGCACAGGTCGCCGAGGTGTCCGTGGATAAAGACGGCAAGGTCAAGGTCGATCGCGTGGTGTGTGCGGTCGACTGCGGCACGGCGATCAACCCGGACGTGATCGCGGCGCAGATCGAAGGCGGTATTGGCTTCGGGCTGGGCGCAGCGCTGTATGGCGCGATCACGCTGAAGGACGGCCACGTCGAGCAGAACAATTTCGACGGCTACCGCGTGCTGCGCATCGATGCGATGCCGAAGGTCGAGGTGCACATCGTCGCGTCGACGCAAGCACCGACGGGCATCGGCGAACCGGGTGTCGCGCCCGTGGGTCCCGCTGTCGCCAACGCCGTTTTCGCGGCGACGGGCAAGCGGGTCTATGCGATGCCGTTCTCGACAGAAAGCCTTGCTTGAAAGCGATGATCGCGAGCCGCCGCTAGCCGGCGGCTCGCGATGCGCTGACCGTCGCGGCCGGCAGCGGGCGAAGCGCCCGCTGCCTTAACTTCAATTTCCAAAGAAGACCGGCTGCGGATTCCCGTCCGTCGTCGTCGATCTCGGCGAGCCCATCTGCATCGTGCCGCTCGGCGCGACGCCGCCCACTGCCGTGTGTTCCATCGGCTGATCGCCTGCCGAGGCCTTGGTTTCGGCTGCCTGGATATCGGCGGGATAAGTCGCGTCGTCGGAGACCGGGCGATAGCCCGCCTGTTCGACGCGTTGCAGGTCTTCACGCACCTGAGCGCGCGTGACCTGGCCCTGGTCGGCCTGAGCGAAGGAAAGTGCCGGCGCAGCCAGCGCACACGAGACGACTACGGCTTGAATCAGTGCTTTCATGATGGTTCACCTGCAAGTGAGGAGTGCTCGACCAGCGCCACATCCTTGCGGGTGTGACCCCAATTCCCTTTGCCCCGTCGCGGGGTGCGAAGGGTTAGCGCCATTGTGTGCACTGACTGCTGACCTAACCCTGTCTCCCAGATGACAAATCGGTCATTTACGAAATCGCGAAGCATCGCGGCCATTTATCCTCCGCGTTAGATGTCGGATTCGTAATGTCACAGTCACTAATCAGTAAGTGCCCCGCCTCCACACTGCGACCTTATGCAATGCCCGCGCGAGATCCGCGTCTGGGCGTACCGACAGATCATCGTCCAAGGAAACTCATGTGGATCGTCAAACTGGCCCTGCGGCGGCCTTACACATTTATCGTGCTGGCCGTGCTGCTCTTCATCATCGGGCCGCTCGCGATCCTGCGCACGCCGACGGATATCTTTCCGAACATCAATATTCCTGTCGTCAGCATCGTCTGGTCGTATAACGGCTTTTCCGCCGAGGACATGGCGCATCGGATCACGTCGAACTACGAGCGCGCGCTCACGACCGATGTCGACGATATCGAACATATCGAATCGCAATCTTTGAATGGCGTATCCGTGGTGAAGGTGTTCTTTCATCCGGGCGCCGACATCAACCGCGCGATTGCCGAGGCCGCGTCGAACTCCGCGTCGATTCTGCGCGTGCTGCCGCCAGGCACGCTGCCGCCGAACATCATCTCGTACAACGCATCGACTGTGCCTGTGCTGCAACTGGGTCTGTCGAGCAACACCCTGCCGGAACAGACGCTCTACGATCTGGGCAACAGCTTCATCCGCACGCAGCTCGCGACGATTCAAGGCGCGGCCGTGCCGTTGCCATACGGCGGCAAGATCCGCCAGATCATGGTCCAGCTCGATCCGAAAGCACTGCAGGCCAAAGGCCTCGCGCCCATCGACGTGGTCAACGCCGTCAACGCGCAAAGCCTGATTCTGCCGGGCGGCACGGCGAAGATCGGCGCGCGCGAATACAACGTCGAGATGAACGGCAGCACGAGCACGGTCGCCGCGCTCAACGATTTGCCCATCAAGACGGTCAACGGCAGCGTGGTCTATGTGCGCGACGTCGCGCATGTGATCGATGGCTATGCGCCGCAGACGAACATCGTGCGCAGCGACGGCAAGCGCGCAGCGCTCCTGCAAATCGAAAAGACGGGCAGCGCATCGACGCTCACCATCATCCAGCAAGTGAAGGCGATGTTGCCGAAGATCGCCGCCGGTCTGCCGAGCGCGCTGAAGATCACGCCGCTTTCCGATCAGTCGGTGTTCGTGAAGTCCGCGATTTCGGGCGTCGTGCGCGAAGCGCTGATCGCCGCGTGCCTGACGGCCGCGATGATCCTGCTGTTTCTCGGCAGCTGGCGCGCGACGTTGATCATCGCGGTGTCGATTCCGCTTGCCGTGCTCACCTCGCTGATTGCGCTGGCTGCCCTCGGACAGACCATCAACATCATGACGCTGGGCGGCCTTGCGCTCGCCGTCGGCATACTCGTCGACGATGCGACCGTGGCAATCGAAAACATCACGCATCACCTCGAAAACGGCGAGCCGCTGCACGACGCTATTCTGAACGGCTCGGGCGAAATCGCCGTGCCGACCTTCGTCTCGACGCTGTCGATCTGCATCGTGTTCGTGCCGATGTTTCTTCTTTCGGGCGTTGCGCGCTATCTGTTCGTGCCGCTGGCGGAAGCCGTCGTGTTCGCGATGTGTGCGTCGTACTTCTTCTCGCGCACGCTGATTCCGACACTCGCGATGTATCTGATGCGCGCGCCTTCGAAGAACGGTCACGCAGCAAAAGGACCCTTCGCGATCTTTGCGCGCTTTCAGGCAGGTTTCGAGCGTCGCTTCGAAGCACTGCGCCACGGCTACCACAACGTGCTGCAACGCGCGATCGCAAATCGCCGCCGTTTCATTCCGGTTTATCTCGCGCTGTGCTTCGCGTCGCTCGCGCTGATTCCGTTCGCCGGGCGCGACTTCTTCCCCGCCGTCGATACGGGCGAAATCCGCCTGCATCTGCGCGCACCAACGGGAACGCGCATCGAGCAGACAGCGCGTATCACCGATGAAGTCGAAGCAAAGATTCGCAGCGTGATTCCGAAGCCGGAACAGGCGGCCGTGCTCGACAACATCGGCGTGCCCGTGAGCGGCATCAACCTGACGTACGACTCGTCGGACCCAGTCGGCCCGGAAGACGCCGACATCATGATTACGCTGAAGCCCGATCACAAGCCGACGGCACAATACGTCGCGCAGTTGCGCAACGTGCTCGCACAATCGTTTCCAGGCGTGACGTTCGCGTTCCTGCCCGCCGACATCGTCAGCCAGATTCTGAACTTCGGCCTGCCCGCGCCTATCGACGTGCAGATCGTCGGCAACAAGCTCGATCAGAACCGCGTCGTCGCGGACAAACTGCTCGCGCAGATGCGCGGCGTGCGCGGTCTCGTCGATGCACGCATCCAGCAGCCCGGCGACGAGCCGACCATCGACATCAATGTCGATCGCACCAAGGCGATGCAGGCGGGCCTCACGCAGAAGGATGTCGCGCAGAACATGCTGATCGCGCTGTCGGGCAGCTCGCAGACCACGCCGAATTTCTGGCTCGATCCGAAGAACGGCGTCAGCTATCCGTTGCTGGCGGAAGTGCCGCAATACGACATTCACTCGCTGCAAACGCTCGCCAACATTCCGTTGACGACGAACCAAGTGAGCGTCAATCCGCAGAATCAGCTGGGCACGCTCGGCACGATGTCGCGCACCATGCAGCAGGCCGTCGTGTCGCACTACAACGTGCAACCCGTGCTCGACATTTTCGCGTCGACGCAGGGGCGCGATCTGGGCGGCGTCGCAACTGACGTAACGAAGCTCGTCGACGCCGCGCGCGCGCAATTGCCGCCCGGCTCGTCGATCGTGATCCGCGGACAGGTGCAGTCGATGAACGAGTCGTTCGCGGGTCTCGGCGCCGGTCTCGTGTTTGCGATCGCGCTCGTCTATCTGCTGATGGTCGTGAATTTCCAGTCGTGGCTCGATCCGCTCATCATCATCAGCGGCTTGCCGGGGTCGCTGGCGGGCATCGCGTGGATGCTGTTCGCCACGCATACGACGCTCAGCGTCCCCGCGTTGACGGGCACGATTCTTTGCATCGGCATTGCCACCGCTAACAGCATTCTCGTCATCAACACCGCGCGCGAATCGCTCGCGAACGGCATGGCGCCGCTCGCCGCTGCGCTCGATGCAGGCTTCAACCGCTTCCGCCCCGTGCTGATGACGGCCCTCGCGATGCTGATCGGCATGCTGCCGATGGCGCTCGGACTTGGCGACGGCGGCGAGCAGAACGCGCCGCTCGGCCGCGCGGTGATCGGCGGTCTCGCGATCGGCACGGTGTCGACACTGTTGTTCGTGCCCGTCGTGTTCGGCATGGTGCACGCGTGGCTCGCGAAGCGCCGCGCAAAGCGTGCCGCCGATTCCGCCGAAGTGACCACACACGCCCAGTAAGGACTTTTCATGACCACGCCCAATCTGCCGACCGGTCACGAGCCATCGGCCAGCACCGACCTCGCGCTATCCAACGGCGCGCCTTTGCCCCACAAGCGGCGCTTCGTGCTGCCTGTCGCGCTCGCAGCCGTCGCTGCCGCGCTGCTCGCGATCGGCATCGTGCCGCGGCTTCACGCCAGCACGGCGCTCACGCAGCAGGTCGACGCGCAGCGCTATCTGAGCGTCGACGCGTTGACGCCAACGCGCGCGCCCGCATCGCAAGAACTGCTGTTACCGGGCAATGTGATGCCGTACGCCGATGCATCGATCTACGCGCGCACGAGCGGCTACATCCAGCACTGGTATGCGGATATCGGCGCGAAGGTCCAGGCGGGCCAAACGCTCGCCGATATCCAGACGCCGGAACTCGACGCGCAACTGCGTCAGGCGCGCGCCGACGAAGCGAACGCCAAAGCCAATTACAGCTTCGCGGACAGCACGGCGCAGCGCTGGCAGACGATGCTGCAAACGCAATCGGTCTCGCAACAGGACGCGAACGCGAAGACGAGCGACAGCGCGGCGAAGCTCGCCGCATGGCAGGCGGCGCAAGCGAACGTGGCGCGGCTCTCCGAACTGGTGTCGTACGAGAAAGTGACGGCGCCGTTCAACGGCGTCATCACCGCGCGCAAAGTCGATGTCGGCGCGCTGGTGACGGCGGGCGGCTCGCCCGGCATCGCGGCCAACGGCGGCGAGCTCTTTCATATCGAACAGACCGACCGTTTGCGCGTCTATGTCGACGTGCCGCAAAACGACGCGCAGAGCATCGCGCCGGGCACGAAGGTCTATCTGACGACGCAGCAATATCCGGGGCGTCAGTTCGACGCGAGCGTCGCGCGCAGCGCCGATTCGATCGACCCTGTGAGTCGCACGCTGCACGTCGAAGTCGATGTCGACAATCGCGACGGCGCGTTGCTGCCTGGCGCGTATGCGCAGGTTCATCTCGCGCTGGTTACGGCGCATCCCGCGCTCGAAGTGCCCGTCAGCGCCCTGCTGTTCCGGCCGGACGGCGTGACCGTCGCCGCGATCGGCAAGGACGACAAGGTGCAACTCAAGACGGTGACCATCGGCCGCGACTTCGGCACGTATGTCGAAGTTGCAACGGGGCTCGATGCGACCGACCGCGTCATCAACAATCCCGGCGACGCGATCAGCAACGGCGAAACGGTGCGCATCGCACCGGCGACGTCGGCGACGCCGGCGAAGCACAGTTAAGCGCGAGGCGAGACTCATCATGTTCAATGTCCGTGCGTCGCTGGTTCGCAAGTCGGTCGTCATTGCTGTCGCAAGCGCGCTGACGGCGTGTTCGACGCTGCCACACTACTCGCAGCCGCAAACGGCTGTTCCCGATCATTTCGCGAGCACGCCGCAGGCATCGGCGGGATGGACGCTCGCCTCGCCTGCCGACGCGCAGTCGCGCGGCCCGTGGTGGACGCTCTACGGCGACGACGAGCTGAACAAACTCGAAGCGCAGGTCGACGTGTCGAACCAGACCGTGGCCAAGGCCGTCGCGCAACTGGAAGCGGCGCGCGCGATGGTCGACTATCAGCGCGCCGGTTATGCGCCCACTGTGACGGCGGGAACGTCGGCGCAGCGCTTTCGAACCTCGCAGAACATCGTGCACCGGGGCCTGGCGGGCCATACCGTGCCCGATTTTTCGGTGGGCGTTGCGGCGAGCTGGGAGCCCGATCTGTTCGGTCGTGTAAAGGATGCGACGGTCAACGCGCGCGATAACGCGCAGGCCAGCGAAGCGGATCTGCAATCGGTGCGCCTTGCCGTCGCCGCCGATCTCGCCACCGACTATTTCGATCTGCACTCGCTCGACCGGCAAAAGAAGCTGCTCGACGATACCGTCACCGCGTACGCGGCCGCGCTGCGCATCCTGCAACAGCAGTTGAACGACGGCGCAATCGATGCGTCGGCCGTCGCGCAGGCTCAAACGCAGCTTGAAAGCACGCGCACGCAGGACAGCGATATCGACGTGCAGCGCGCGCAGCTTCAGCACGCCATCGCGACGCTGATCGGGCAGCCCGCTTCGTCGTTTTCGCTGTCGCCCAAGGTCGAGACCATCGCGCTACCGCAGATTCCGGCAGGCGTGCCGTCGCAATTGCTTGAGCGCCGCCCCGACATCGCTGCCGCCGAGCGGCGCGTGGCCGCCGCGAACGCGCAGATCGGCCAGGCGCGCGCGGCGTTCTATCCGAATCTCACCCTGTCGGCGACAGCGGGGCTCGAAAGCACGTTCTTTGCGCCGTGGCTCACTGCGTCGAGTCTGTTCTGGTCGCTTGGCTCGCAGATCGCGGGCACGCTGTTCGACGGCGGACGCCGCACAGCGGCACTGAAGGGCGCGAACGCGCAGTATGACGGTACGGTCGCCGATTACCGGCAAACGGTACTGGTCGCATTTCAGCAGGTCGAAGACAACCTGTCGTCGCTCGATACGCTCGCGAACGAAGCCGACAGCCAGCAACGTGCAACGACAGCGGCAGACCTTTCGCTGAAGCTGACGTCCAATCGCTTTCAGGCAGGCGCGGTCAACTACCTCGATGTCGTCACGGCGCAGACCATCGCGTTATCCAATGAGCGTACGGCCGAGCAAATCGACGCGCGACGCATCGACGCAAGCGTGCGGTTGCTGAAGGCGCTGGGCGGCGGCTGGGATCGTGCCTCGTTGACGGATGCGCGCGCAACGGATTGACAGCCGCTAGCGCACACGTGGCGTGCAAATACGCGCTGTCGCGTGTTGTCTCGACTGCAGCGTCAATGACGGTCGTCGTAATATATGGCCGTTCATAACGCACCGGGGAAATCGTAATGCGCAAGCTGTTGTTGTCGGGAATCGTTTTGACGGGTCTTCTTTTTACGGGCGCCGCTTCCGCCGATGAAGGCAAGGTCGAGGTCCTGTACGCGGGTTCGCTGGTGAATCTGATGGAACGCAGCGTCGGTCCGGCTTTCGAAAAGGAAACAGGTCTGCATTTTCAGGGCTATGCGGCGGGCTCGAACCTGATCGCCAATCAGATCAAGGGCAAGCTGCGGCGCGGCGACGTGTTCATCAGCGCGAGCCCGACCGTCAACCCGGGCCTGATGGGCGCGGCGAACGGCGATCATGTCTCGTGGTACGTGACGTTCGCCGAGTCGCCGCTGATGATCGGCTACAACCCGCAAAGCCGCTTCGCCGCCGACTTCAAAAAGAAGCGCTGGGATGAAGTGCTGCAGGAGCCGGGCATTCGCATCGGGCGCACCGATCCGAAGCTCGATCCGAAGGGCGCCTTCACGGTCCAGATGATGACGAAGGCGGCTGAGCTCTATAAACATCCGGACCTCGTCGAGAAGACGCTCGGCGATCCGGAGAACCCCGCGCAGGTGTTGCCCGAAGAGACGCTGGTCGGGCGGCTGCAATCGGGTCAGCTCGATGCAGGCTTCTTCTATTCGACGGAGACCTCCGATCTGAAGATTCCCGCGCTGCGCCCCGCGCCCGAGCTTCAAGCGAAGGCCAGCTATACGCTGACTATCCTCAATGACGCGCCCAATCAGGCGGGCGCGGCGCGCTTCGTCGACTTTCTGCTGAGCGCGTCCGGTCGTGCGTTGCTGAAGCAGCATGGCGTCGATATCGTCAAGCCGGTCGTGACGGGTAACGCGCAAGCCGTGCCGTCGTCCGTGCAAGCCGTGCTCGACGCCGCGCAATGACACGCAAGACCGCGCGGCCGCTGCTGTGGCTTGCCTGCCTGCTCGCCGTCTATCTGTGCGCGCCGTTCATCGCGAGCATTCCACAGGTTGGTCACGCGGACTGGACGGGCGTCGACTGGCGCGGCACGTGGTCGGCTGTGGCGGTCTCGGCGGGCAGCGCAAGTGTCGCGGCGCTCGTGATCCTGATAGGCGGCGTGCCGCTCGGCTACTGGCTGTCGCGTTCGACGTCGCGCGGCATGGCGCTGCTCGGCTTTATCGTGCAGTTGCCGCTGGCGCTGCCGCCACTGACGAGCGGCATTTTGCTGCTGTTTCTACTCGGGCCGTATAGCTGGCTCGGTCGACTGACGAACGGCGCCCTCACCGATTCGTTCGCGGGCATCGTGCTCGCCGAAACGTTCGTGGCTGCGCCGTTTCTGGTCGTCGCGGCGCGCTCGGCGTTCGCTGCGATCGATCCCGTCTACGAAGACGTCGCGGCCACGCTCGGACATCGCGCGGCAAGCCGCTTTTTCCGCGTGATGCTGCCCATCGCCTGGCCGTCGATCCGCGCCGGTCTGGTGCTCGCGTGGCTGCGTGCGTTTGGCGAGTTCGGTGCGACGGTGATGGTTGCCTATCATCCGTATTCGCTGCCTGTGTACACGTACGTCGTATTCGGCGGCCAGGGCTTGCCCGCGATGATGCCGTTGTTGCTGCCGACACTCGTCATCGCCGTGTTGTGCGCGGCGCTCTCGGTGGCGTGGCGTGATGGTCGTTCGAGCCTGTTCGATATTGTCGAAAACGGCGATGCGTCGGACCAACAGGCGCGGGTTGAAGCGCGCCTTGGCCTGCCAAATCCCCGTCTCGCGTTCGGGCTCAAACGTCATCTCGGCGCGTTCGATCTCGACATCGAATGGACGCCTTCGACGCGGCGGCTCGCGATCATTGGCCCGTCGGGCTCCGGTAAATCACTCGCGCTGAAGTTGATCGCCGGGCTCGAACGCAATGAAGCGGGGTTCGTGCGCTTCGGCGAAACGCAACTGGATGCGCTGCCGCCCGAGCAGCGCCACATCGGCTATGTGCCGCAGGACTACGGGCTGTTTCCGCACATGACACTGAAGCGCCAGTTGTCGTTTCCCGTCGATGCGGATGCCGCGAGCGCGCGTTATTGGACCGAGCATCTTGGACTGTCGGCGCTGATGGATCGCTTGCCGCGTCAGCTATCGTTCGGTCAGCGGCAGCGCGTCGCGCTGGCGCGCGCGCTTTCGCGGCACAGCCAGCTCTTGTTATTCGATGAGCCGTTTTCCGCGCTCGATACACCGCGCCGTCGCCGGCTTCAACAGGCGCTGCGCGCGTTGCAGCGCGAAATTTCAGCCGTCACCGTGCTCGTCACGCACGATCCCGACGAAGCCGCATTGCTCGCGGATGAAGTGCTCGTCATC contains the following coding sequences:
- a CDS encoding ATP-binding cassette domain-containing protein produces the protein MTRKTARPLLWLACLLAVYLCAPFIASIPQVGHADWTGVDWRGTWSAVAVSAGSASVAALVILIGGVPLGYWLSRSTSRGMALLGFIVQLPLALPPLTSGILLLFLLGPYSWLGRLTNGALTDSFAGIVLAETFVAAPFLVVAARSAFAAIDPVYEDVAATLGHRAASRFFRVMLPIAWPSIRAGLVLAWLRAFGEFGATVMVAYHPYSLPVYTYVVFGGQGLPAMMPLLLPTLVIAVLCAALSVAWRDGRSSLFDIVENGDASDQQARVEARLGLPNPRLAFGLKRHLGAFDLDIEWTPSTRRLAIIGPSGSGKSLALKLIAGLERNEAGFVRFGETQLDALPPEQRHIGYVPQDYGLFPHMTLKRQLSFPVDADAASARYWTEHLGLSALMDRLPRQLSFGQRQRVALARALSRHSQLLLFDEPFSALDTPRRRRLQQALRALQREISAVTVLVTHDPDEAALLADEVLVIERGRVLQAGAVDHVFRQPASLQVAALLGLHNVGEGAIRGPGSIETASGLAIDTADRAIPVGQRVMWRVAPSSIAIAADGAHVGNIDSVELRHGDLFAVANIGGMRFDIACDAEPAHVLQRGPARFAIDPRGVSVWTSGTRVTPPESLLSIASQP
- a CDS encoding efflux RND transporter permease subunit; its protein translation is MWIVKLALRRPYTFIVLAVLLFIIGPLAILRTPTDIFPNINIPVVSIVWSYNGFSAEDMAHRITSNYERALTTDVDDIEHIESQSLNGVSVVKVFFHPGADINRAIAEAASNSASILRVLPPGTLPPNIISYNASTVPVLQLGLSSNTLPEQTLYDLGNSFIRTQLATIQGAAVPLPYGGKIRQIMVQLDPKALQAKGLAPIDVVNAVNAQSLILPGGTAKIGAREYNVEMNGSTSTVAALNDLPIKTVNGSVVYVRDVAHVIDGYAPQTNIVRSDGKRAALLQIEKTGSASTLTIIQQVKAMLPKIAAGLPSALKITPLSDQSVFVKSAISGVVREALIAACLTAAMILLFLGSWRATLIIAVSIPLAVLTSLIALAALGQTINIMTLGGLALAVGILVDDATVAIENITHHLENGEPLHDAILNGSGEIAVPTFVSTLSICIVFVPMFLLSGVARYLFVPLAEAVVFAMCASYFFSRTLIPTLAMYLMRAPSKNGHAAKGPFAIFARFQAGFERRFEALRHGYHNVLQRAIANRRRFIPVYLALCFASLALIPFAGRDFFPAVDTGEIRLHLRAPTGTRIEQTARITDEVEAKIRSVIPKPEQAAVLDNIGVPVSGINLTYDSSDPVGPEDADIMITLKPDHKPTAQYVAQLRNVLAQSFPGVTFAFLPADIVSQILNFGLPAPIDVQIVGNKLDQNRVVADKLLAQMRGVRGLVDARIQQPGDEPTIDINVDRTKAMQAGLTQKDVAQNMLIALSGSSQTTPNFWLDPKNGVSYPLLAEVPQYDIHSLQTLANIPLTTNQVSVNPQNQLGTLGTMSRTMQQAVVSHYNVQPVLDIFASTQGRDLGGVATDVTKLVDAARAQLPPGSSIVIRGQVQSMNESFAGLGAGLVFAIALVYLLMVVNFQSWLDPLIIISGLPGSLAGIAWMLFATHTTLSVPALTGTILCIGIATANSILVINTARESLANGMAPLAAALDAGFNRFRPVLMTALAMLIGMLPMALGLGDGGEQNAPLGRAVIGGLAIGTVSTLLFVPVVFGMVHAWLAKRRAKRAADSAEVTTHAQ
- a CDS encoding extracellular solute-binding protein — its product is MRKLLLSGIVLTGLLFTGAASADEGKVEVLYAGSLVNLMERSVGPAFEKETGLHFQGYAAGSNLIANQIKGKLRRGDVFISASPTVNPGLMGAANGDHVSWYVTFAESPLMIGYNPQSRFAADFKKKRWDEVLQEPGIRIGRTDPKLDPKGAFTVQMMTKAAELYKHPDLVEKTLGDPENPAQVLPEETLVGRLQSGQLDAGFFYSTETSDLKIPALRPAPELQAKASYTLTILNDAPNQAGAARFVDFLLSASGRALLKQHGVDIVKPVVTGNAQAVPSSVQAVLDAAQ
- a CDS encoding DUF4148 domain-containing protein encodes the protein MKALIQAVVVSCALAAPALSFAQADQGQVTRAQVREDLQRVEQAGYRPVSDDATYPADIQAAETKASAGDQPMEHTAVGGVAPSGTMQMGSPRSTTTDGNPQPVFFGN
- a CDS encoding efflux transporter outer membrane subunit; protein product: MFNVRASLVRKSVVIAVASALTACSTLPHYSQPQTAVPDHFASTPQASAGWTLASPADAQSRGPWWTLYGDDELNKLEAQVDVSNQTVAKAVAQLEAARAMVDYQRAGYAPTVTAGTSAQRFRTSQNIVHRGLAGHTVPDFSVGVAASWEPDLFGRVKDATVNARDNAQASEADLQSVRLAVAADLATDYFDLHSLDRQKKLLDDTVTAYAAALRILQQQLNDGAIDASAVAQAQTQLESTRTQDSDIDVQRAQLQHAIATLIGQPASSFSLSPKVETIALPQIPAGVPSQLLERRPDIAAAERRVAAANAQIGQARAAFYPNLTLSATAGLESTFFAPWLTASSLFWSLGSQIAGTLFDGGRRTAALKGANAQYDGTVADYRQTVLVAFQQVEDNLSSLDTLANEADSQQRATTAADLSLKLTSNRFQAGAVNYLDVVTAQTIALSNERTAEQIDARRIDASVRLLKALGGGWDRASLTDARATD
- a CDS encoding efflux RND transporter periplasmic adaptor subunit — translated: MTTPNLPTGHEPSASTDLALSNGAPLPHKRRFVLPVALAAVAAALLAIGIVPRLHASTALTQQVDAQRYLSVDALTPTRAPASQELLLPGNVMPYADASIYARTSGYIQHWYADIGAKVQAGQTLADIQTPELDAQLRQARADEANAKANYSFADSTAQRWQTMLQTQSVSQQDANAKTSDSAAKLAAWQAAQANVARLSELVSYEKVTAPFNGVITARKVDVGALVTAGGSPGIAANGGELFHIEQTDRLRVYVDVPQNDAQSIAPGTKVYLTTQQYPGRQFDASVARSADSIDPVSRTLHVEVDVDNRDGALLPGAYAQVHLALVTAHPALEVPVSALLFRPDGVTVAAIGKDDKVQLKTVTIGRDFGTYVEVATGLDATDRVINNPGDAISNGETVRIAPATSATPAKHS